The DNA region TGTTTCaatgttttcataaattttttgtaatgttcGGTATATTGGTTGTTCAATAGATTTAGCAAAGATGTATAGATGTTTAAATGACAACCAACCCTTAGTAATTAAATTCCACAATAACGTAGTTTTCCCACTTCCGGATGCTCCAATAATTAAGCATCTAATTGGTTGAGGAAACAATGTATCGTATTTGTactgtttttcaaatggaaatgcacttactgaatattttttcttaattttttcgtatttctactttttttcttttaacaaaaatattgtttatagaaataaaatttaaaaaatgccattaataaaaatatccggAAATTCTTCTAATCTAAATCTAAGATTTGAGCAACCCTTGATTTTGAAACCTGACAAGTTATGTAAACTTGGACTGGTGAAAATAATTCTCAACGGTGTTAtcacacaaaaaattaaaaattttaaatttcaatatcagtTGAAACTTGATGGAAAAAAACTCAATAcaagaatatttgaaattaatgatGTCTATTCAATTGGTAAtcataaattactttttgttaaGTGTTTTTAGGAATTGTTGGTGTAGTTAAAGTCagtttacaaaaaacaaataaaaaaataccaaattggctcgaaaattttgattactCCAAAATGAAATTAGATGTAAATTATGTAGGAGTTATGTGTTCTTTAAGTTTTCAAACGcctttacaaataaaaattatagaaccAGGAAATTTTTGAGAAGTACTTAGTTTAAAAGCGACAAATAGTACTTATTTCTTATACAATCAACTATATGCTTTTCATTACAatcacaaatttttaaaattattagatgTGGTAGAAATAAAGCCTTGGCCAAAATTATTTGCCACCCCTTTCAAttcttagaaatttaattttttttgactctaagcaattattttgtattttattattaatcggTGTGATCACCTGAATAACGTAAACAAAGCATCCCATCATAAACATGCGAAAACAAGTCACGACACGATTACAGTAACAAACTTGAATTTTACTTATAGGTATTCATTTTACTCGGTTACTCGTAGTGTGCACATCGATTAACAATTATTTGCTTATAGTTGTTTATTCTAAAgaaaactgttattttttgacaaaaatgccaaaaacgAGAGAATTAGATTCAGGAAAacgtataaaaattcaattactttttgaggaaggtaaaaataaaacacaaatcgCAAAAATAGTCAAGTGTCCTCATGTCAGATAtacattaaaaagttataaaaattccaaaagtcatgaaaatttaaaaagaagtggAAGAAAACGTACTACAAGTGCAAAAGAAGATCGGCAATTGGTATGCACTTCTTTACAAAATCGGTGCTCCCGAATGATTTTACAGCCAGCTTAgaagatgtaaaattattcGGGGGCACTGAGAAAAACGTTTCTGCTAGAACAGTCAGGAGACGGCTTCAATATGCCGGGCTCAAAGGTTGTAAAGCAAGGAAGAAACCGTGGTTGTCtgcaaataatgaaaaaaaaaacgcttgcAGTGGTGTattcaacataaaaatttcattgaagaGGATGGGTCAAATGTTGTGTGGTCGGACGAGTGTAACTTCGaggtatatttatttcaattacattATAGTAATAGAGGAACAAGTAAAATTCCTATTAGTCGtcctttaaatattcaatgatttttgtaataatttaaggtttttggtACCGCGGGTGCAACCTTTGTTAGACGCAGAATAGGCGAAGAATACAAGCCAGAATGTATCGTACCAACCATAAAACACGGAGGAGGAAGTATAATGGTATGGGGTAGTATATCGGCATACGTGGTGGGCGAAATCGTTGTGCGTGAAAGCCGaatgaattcaaaaaaatatattcaagtaCTGGAAACGGCACTAACACCgtctttcaataaaatgtttggtgACACCAACATGGATGACGTTCGTTTTCAGCAAGACAACGCGCCATGTCACAAATCGCGAACGACAATGAAGTGGTTCTCGGATGATGGGATTGAGGTCATAGATTGGCCTCCTCAGTCACCGGACATCAACCCCATTGAACACCTTTGGGCGATACTGAAGCGCAAAATTAGAGAACACTGATGTAATAACATCAAAGGAATCactaaaaaatgatttgattcaGGAGTGGCATATTACTCCACAAGAATGCTGACGTTTAGTGTCAAATTTACCCAAAAGAATCGCCGctgttattaaagttaaaggtttttctactaaatattaatgtttaatgttttattttaataaatattcttattttgatcaactggtattttccttttatctcgaatataaaataatttaaaattattgagttttAACATAAGTGGCAAATACTTTTGGCCAAGGCTGTACATTCTGAGATTTCCTAATTCAGTTATGCTAACCATGAATCAAATCAACACTTGCACAGCACTCATGAGCTGTTATATACCTGTTACGTTCATAAAATGCTAATTTCTGAtatataatatgaaaaaacgCCACATTCGATTTTATACGTCCTTCTAAGAGAGGGTTTGACAAAGATTTCGaatataaaactttcattGTACAACagaaataatgatttatttaaaaatattgagcaaattataatatatttgcattttttagaagaataaataggaaataatttctatatataataaataaagtcagAACAAGAACTCATTTATTGTCGTCAGTGTAAAAAAAAGACTGAGAATATCAACGCAGTGCAGTACAAGCGTCTAACGGTATGGAGACTTACCgcataatgtaaaatttgtaaatccaacaaaagtaaatttattaagtCACCTAAATCTGAAGTTGTAACTAAAACCGGTACAGAAATGTTACGAGGTCGCCTCGACCTCTGAAGCATTGGATGCTGAAGGTATCCGAAGGAAGCCTTCGGCTCCCGTGTCCGTAGATGAAGCTAAGGAATTGCACAACCgagtttggaaaaattttcctaCACGAAAAATTATAACGTTAGGAATTGGCGATATTTGGGTCGCTGATCTAGtaataatgattaattatgaaaaagaaaatgataattttaaatatatactaAATGTGATTCACACTTTTTTCAAGTTTGCATGGTTTGAACctttaaagaagaaaagtgGTGTAGAAGTTACTAAAACTTTAGAAAGAATTATAAACGCGGCGATGCCTGTAAATCATAAACCGCCAAATCCGCTTCATACAGATAAaggattaatttgaaaacgcaacttttaaaacaatgttaaaaaatacaatattaaaatgtatcatACGGAAAATGAACAAAAGTCAGCAATTGtcgaaaaatttaacagaacaatgaacgaaaaattaaaaatccaatttgagattcgtcaaaattttaaatggattgATATTTTACCAAAACTGTTCATGGAATATAACTACAAAAATGTGCATAGCACAATCGGTGTGAAACCATCCGAAGTTCAAAAAAGTAATGAAGCAGATATTCTGCTTCGATTGAGCACAAGTGTTACTTTCGATAAACCTAAATATAAGGTTGGAGATTTCGTACGAATAACTAGTTACAAGAGTACGTTCgcgaataaataaaaaaataattggtcgaatgaaatatttgttatcAATAAAGTCCAGCACACTAACCCTAccacatataaaattaaagacttagataatgaagaaattattgGTTCGTTTTATAATTACGAGTTACAAccaacaaaattttgagaaaaaaatattttatttaataaaatatgaatgaaaattaattaaatgacaTTACAGCTTCGGCACCATCcgaaaaagatattttgtattgtgaaccatttcatcaaaatctctacccaaaaatttcatttcggGAATTCAACTCTAccaattacaaaattaatcgAATAATGAATCAATACCAGTACCTTGATGGCGAAAGAAAGGATAGAAATGGtatgaaaaagaaatatcgTAAAATATCGGCAGGAACTTTTGGTATAGAATGTGTAATTACACTTTCAGAACTTTTAGTTATTAGAGTTATGATTGCATCTTTTGCAGTTCCAATTCTAATACCATTCAGTGTACCAATTTCGATTGGATTAACAACATTTATGGCAGTTCTGTGAAGTTCTAGTGGaataattacgaaaaaaattaataaggatGCTACGATTGGATTGTTGACAAAAAGTAAACTTGATTCgatagaagaaaaattctataaGGCAATTAGAGACGGAAAAATCACCGATGAAGAGTTCAATGACATTGaacaggaaataaaaaattatggaaaaatgaAGACATTAATCTTAAACGAATACAATAAGAATAAAAAGGAACCAGTAGAAATTAggaaagatattaaaatggCATTAATTGAGAAATGGAAGATAATCGGAAAAgtagaaacattaaaaagatttagaaaaaatttaactgaataGATTCAAAGACGTTTCACCATTTTTTAAGAGACCTAAAtatctcttaaaaaataatatttaaattatctttacataaataaataacaatatgagtaaacaaatgttttcaatatattCTCAAGATGTGATTAGAgctgaatataaaaatgtacatcCTGTTTCATTGCTAAATGTAAATAGCGTAAAtaagaaaactttatttcaaatcgATACTGGTGATAATTTCTGTACTGTATCACTGGAGTGTATAAACATCAGGACGATACTAAAAATTATGGTCCAAATTCAAATGTCAAACTAATTGACAATTTTGTTGAATACCTTTTTTCTCATGTCGAAGTAAAGAAACATAATAAACTGTTAGATGAGGTAGAGTTCCCCAGAATTGTTGGAACAGTTATAGGAGCTGTATCGTTTCCTGGTGCTCAAATTGCAGatgaaagtttaaaaagtGTAATTACTACAAACGGATATCTTTTAAATTCAGGTTTTATCTCGAGATTCGGTGGtggaaatttttcagttgttgGCAAATTGGGGGATTTGGgtttaggatttttttcgGACGTGAATATTCCTATCTATAAAGGTGGTTTTGAAATAACATTTACGAGAAATAATGACAACGAAGCGTTATACAGGTGGAAAAGTAAAAAGGCCGATGATACTTTTAACGATGGTACATTACCTCATCTAGGAAAAATCGTAATTACGGAATTTTTACTAAGAGTACCAATTCTAGAGTACGACGATAACACTAAAGTTGAAATTATCAATCAATTGACTACAGATCCTTATCAAAACGTATTTAAAAGTTGGTAATATATACAACACAAAAATGTATCTGGAAAAACACTACATTTAGATATCACGAATATTTATAGGAATGTACATAGATAATCCGGTATTTGCATTCGTAGCTTTCCAAACAGATAGGACTAACGATCAATTCAAAACTAACAATTTATTTGATCATGCGAACGTAAAAAATCTTAACTTTGAAATTAACGGCAAACGTTATCCGGAAGAATTTCTTGATTTAGatttcgaaaatgaaaaatatgctATAGCTTATGATATGTAtagtaataatttcaaaaaagtatttggacTTGGTAATACAGTTCTTCTGTACATACCTGTTTCATTCAACAATAGCCATACAATTTACTGTGTAGATTTGTCTCGCCAGTCTGTCAATATCTCTGGtttcaaaagcaaaattattcttcatgtggattttaataaaactgtcACTGCTCCAACAGAGACCTCAGAAGGAACGATATGTTATGTTACTGTTGTTTCAAATGTAAGTTTTCATCACgatatactaaaaaatactctaaaagaggaaatttaatgttttaaagtgAATTTAATCTGTTATATTACTGTTACACTTACGTTACACGATTATATTGTCAGTGTTCTGTTAATGTTATAAGGATGCCGAAGGCTTCGCAcctgtataaaaattttattttaatattaataaatattcaaatgaaacctgaacaaaaattaaaaatttacgaactAGTTGAGTACGAAAAGTGTTCTATAACAGAAATAGGACGTAAGTATAACACTTCTAGAGCGAATGTGTTACgaatttataatcaaatcaAACCGATATACAAATATATGATGAATAAACATGGACTAAAAGATCCTGTAACAAAATTGAAAGAGGAACTTGAAAACGTTACTATTCAAATGCAACAAATGCGTACTAGTACTAGTACTGAAGCGTAAACACAGTGTGATTATAATGAAACGGAAGCCAGAGGCTTCCTTCGGATGCTAAAAGCATCCGGTACTGTAATTAACAGTAACGAAGAGATAACGAAAAGCGAACAAAGTGAGCAATTGAGGTTATTAAAACAGTCAGATAATGAGGTTATGAATGCAAATAATGATACCTTCGGTATCCACAATATACCAAAGGTATCATGTGATCATCAATTAGAAAATGAACAGGCACCtgacaaatttatatacaatttaaatgataaatatcaaaatggtaatttaaccaaaaaacaagttgaggaaatagttaaaaatttaaaaaccaaaccaCAAATGTGTTTGTATGTaactaaacattaaatatgCACAATAAAAGGACGAgccaagaattttaaatgttgtatCCATAGTTAATCAACAAAACCAATAAAGATGTAAAGATTTGTCAGAGAATGAACATATGAATTCAAATCCgaatatatgtatagttttgtaaaataagattaaccagtaaaaaataaaccttCGGATTTGAATTCATATGTTCATTCTCCAAcatatacattaaaaaacaaaggaaTGTAAGAcactgttttttctttattaatgtAGTTATTGCTTATTAACAACAAAAAGAACATATAACCATTCAATAATGTTATAAAGTCCTCACtcaattatatattattactaattaaCTGAGagattttgaaacaaatttgaaaatgcctTTGACTCCTTTGAGTGCAAATCAGGCCTTTGATTTGTACACCCATCAAAAAAAGAGTTACAATTACAGAAACACCCATACTCTATAACAATTGTATCTGGCTTTTCTCCAATTTTACCATATACCCATTCCTTCAAAGCCATTACATCTGCTGGTTGTTTACTTTTCagaagtttcataattttagtcAATTCCATTCCTTCTGGTAATTTCTGAATAAATTCTAGGTTACCTTCTTTACGTTTTAACTGATACTCTACGATCCAGACACAAGAAGGTTGTTCGTTTGTATGCATTGCTTTCACTTCTTTCAGAGTAAAGTTACTAGGACAAAATCGGGTAAAAGCTTGGACTGTCAGTGTTATATTATCTGCCTTCGCACAGAATGCAAAGCACGAtaagttttctaaaatatgaattGACTAATCTACAAGTAAAAATATAAGTACAGTAATGTTCGCTTATAAAGAACCCCAAGGGACCGTAGTAAatagttcgttataaccgaagttcgctataagcaataaatggtgttatgattgtttttttaattaatacataactcactttatttacatacatatatattttaaaaaagtcaacaagtaacattcttcaactagtaaccaatttaaataatacatatttgttaaatttaacaacactttttaggaattagaaagaaaaaaatcgctaattttggtttgttttattgtggtgaaatgaatttcatttatatgtaATTCCACATGGGCTATTCCATCGAGAACATTTTGTGGAATATTTCgcgattgaagaaattgacgaATACTAGAAACATATCGAAGTGCTTCTGTGGTTGTAGGAAcgaatattatttcattattctcaTATGCTGCATCTTCGTCttcctcatcatcatcataagtGTCAGATGCAGAAGACACAGACGCAATAATGGCATTATCGTCTAAAAACTCAACGCTCACAAGATTGTCATCCACATgaacaaattcatgaaaatcgttgttggtttgaagaaaatcctcttgaatatcggttttatttttgcattgattttttttaagccatTCGACTAATGGTAAGTCAtcatctgaatcaaaattctcattttcgagaaaaccggcatgtcgaaaacaatttctaatcgtTTGCTTTGACACCTTTTGCCATGCCATATGAATAAAACGTATTGCATCCAaaagagtaataataaatttttccttaccaCTATCCATACAAGATATCATTTCCGAGAGGAGGAGTCGTCGATAATGACTCTTTAGACTATGGATAACACCCTGATCCATGGGTTGTAATTTAGAACTAGTGTTTGGTGGCATAAACACTAACGTAATccacatcaaatttttaacatcggGATGAGCCGGACAATTATCCACtaacaatatgatttttctttttttacggCGTAATTCTTCATCCCATTCACGTaatgcatttataaaaatctctgaatTCATCCATGCCCTTTTATTGGACTTATAAGTTACTGGCAATTGTacaatattcttaaaacatctagggtttttagattttccaattaccaataactttcttttttcggatCCTGTCAAATTCGCTACAACAAATATAGTGATTCTTTCTTTGGAAAGCTTTCCACCTTCACAGGTTTGCCCTTTAAACTTTAGTGTTCTATCAGGTGTAAGCTTGAAGAATAAACCGGTTTCATCTCCATTGAAGATGTCCTCATCCTTAAAGTTTGACCTAATTATTGGCCATTTGTTTTGCAGCCAGTCATCTACAATGTTCATATCAACTGAAGTCGATTCTCCAGCAATTCTTCCACTCGTAATATTATGCCTTCTTTTGAACCTTTCGATCCAGcttctattaaatttcggTTCCTGGTTTCCGGACACCTTACTTGCAAAATCTTCAGCTTTTGATTGTAATATAGCACCGCTAACAATTGcgttattatttctttgttgagaaaaccattttaagagtcTTTGGTCAACTTCATAATTATTgggctttttgattttttttacatttgaatgttGTCCACTTTCGAAGGTTTTTAggattgtttctttatttttccaaattgttgcaacctaaaattacatatgtatagtcaaattttaattcgtattaatactatttcaaattacataatttattacaaagccggaaaattactggaataacaaaaaaaaatatctgtgaacattgcatattttattgttcttaccGTTGATTTACTTAATCCCATTTCTGAACAAATTTCACTCTGTTTGGCATGTCTCTGCAACCGTTTAACAATgtcatatttacaatttaaagttaaagctttacgtttttttttttgatgatataactcatgatttttttaacgaacgaATTCTTTGAACGCTATCAATATACTGGAACAACTGTGTCGTTTGTGTCAGCAATTTGCTTCAAACGATTTTGGACTTTCCCCGAgaattgtttacttttcttctttgggATTTCGGTAAAATCCCGCGttaagttcgttataaccgtaaagtttttctattcttctaaaaatttaaggttcgttataagcgaaagTTCGTTGTAAACGGGTTCgttataaatgacaaaaataacatacgTTTAAATGTACTTGAGTTCGTACTTCATAGAttagttcgttataaccgaaagttcgttataagcgggttcgttataagcgaacattACTGTATTTTGTTTACCATTGAAATAATTCGGGTAAATCCTCTTTAAATCACTTTTTGCTGCTGGCTGGAAAAATTCATCCGCCATTTTCAACACCTGAAACCAAAACCAACTAAAACTAATTAACTAAATATAGCATTAAGGTTAATTTACAATATCCAAGTCGAACTTACAGGATTAATCGCCGCACAGAACGACAGAACAGAACACTGATTGCAAAGCGCGGTGCAGTGTCACCCGTTtaataatgacagtgacagtgcaTTGCGAGCCAGAGCAATATCTCGGTTCTGTAAAGAcggcgggaaaacattttccgtaacgGTTTCCGGAAATACATTCTGGATAGTTTGATCCAAACCatataaaaccgttgatcaCACCACCAACGgtctcttttcttttttgagcCTCGTCTCTTCCACACATACTCCAACTGGTAACAATCATACTCTGTACACAGtaaatataagtttattctaagtttagtaataaaacataaacGTTCCTGTTTTACGATTTCTGTGAGGCAATCTCATTTCTAATACCCAACGGAAAACGCCTAGCGAATCTGTACATCGACAACAGGACAGCAATTACAAATGTCGACGGTCCTTGTCGTGCTCCTTGAATCTTTTGGACAAACAATTATATTATGGTGCATTATACACTTGAGAGCAGTTCATtccgagaacctgcaccgacaagtgacagttgacgagtGGCAGGGgcggaaatagcgaaagggttggtttgctataaaaaccaaaaaaggaCCCTTAAAAACTCTCTCTTACATTCTTAGCTCTCTCGAGGTAACGTACCGCAATTATCACCCTCGGTATAGTATATATagactgtgataataaatagttttgtgcaaataaagatagtcgagtagtatcagcgcgtattttTGTATCTATGGCTAGTATCTTTgccgggttagaatactggtccctTCAGCGTATTCAACTTGTAACGGAAGAATAGATCACCCCGTTAGCACCAACAACACGCCGCGTTACTCCGAACCCCATCGGTAAACGTAAACACCTAAAAACCCGACATTACAGTTTTTAATCATCACAGCACACTTTTAACATATGCAACCCATATTACTTAACGTGTATATAAAGTTGCCTATAACGATTAGTGATCGAAATGAATATTGAGCACTTGCTTGAGATATATGAATGAATGAAAAGAATGCTCAAACGAAGAATGTGGAAGAATGATGCAATTTTTCAATCGGCTAggtttttataaaaagttctttttataaaaatatttttgtgtggCAATTTTTAGGTGACTTTATTTGGAGCAAGGTCGAATCGagtttgcaaaatgaaattcgtTTTCAACTTTTCGATTTCAATTGCGAATCGCAGAATAAAACCGAAACGTTTTTTCTCGTGTGCTTTCGCAGGTTCGCGCTGCCTATATTAgactaaaacttttttaataaaagatgcACCTAAACGTCATCATCTAACTCGTTATATGTTgtgcaaagtaacttttttggggaaataaaaaaaaatttcggaaTAAGTTTCTATAATTTTCTCCAGGTTGGGATTTGAGAAGGTTTTTGATGCctttgcttaaaagtttttccaattGGTTTGGGTGACACGAAAAGATTAGTGCGGTGGATTTTTTGGCGGTGGTTGGGgctaggtaggtacctgggggTAAAGGGGAATACGGGGTGGGAATAGGTGTCAAATGGGTTATTTTGGGGTGTGGGATATAATAGTCCACTTAATagtaatatgtttttaatacgTTGGtgaattcaatattttcttgacATATTGGTGAATTGAATGTGTGCGACACACTAGTGATACAATTATCGATCACAATAATCGATGTAAAAATGTTGTAGGATTGAACCATTTTTCAGAGAGATCCGGTTAGTATAACCCAACATTTGCATTTCTAGACCTTCCCTTTACGAGATCTAGCGGCCCATGGAGCGCCCACAATTCCCAGCAGTTAGTACCAAATTCGAGAAACGAGAAGTGCAAATGCCTCTCCTCTACCAGTTCTGCACACACTAGTAGCACTTGTAAAAAGGTTTGTGAAAGTTTTGCTCAAGGCAGCCGCGACAGTATGACATCAGAGAAAAAATCCTCGAAAAGTGGGAGTATTAAGAGCGGTAAAGATAAAACTTCAAGATGAAGTAGCCCTTCTAAAACCTGCAATGCTAGAAATACTGAAAGTGTTTACTCCATGAAGaagtgtttcaaaaaattatctgGGGCTAATACCCCCAAGTTGTTAGGATTCACGAAAGCTTAAAacattattacaaaaatgtaaataatcaattttgcattcttttttacgcaataaaacatattttgacaAGAAACCCTGATTTTTGCGATGCTTGCATTAGTCACGTCTGTGCAATTCAAGTTCAATGACTATCTATATCTGTAGTGTCATTATCTATACGAAAATCAACGAATATTGATTTGCGAGGCACAGCGGCCTCGATGCACCCAATTGATTTCCTTAGATTATGAGTATTCAAGGGATCAAAAAGGCACAATATGAGGACAGTCTGTATACCACATAAAATACTGAATTACAACATTATTTATCATTCGGCAGTGCGCGTCAGCGACCGGAATACCTATTTAGTGAAAAACCTGCTGGCGAAGGCATTTCGTTAGTTTGGTACCGAGTCAAAAGATACTCTGTGCAGTCAGAGAGATTCAGGCACCAGCACGGTTGTTTTGTAGGACCTAAAGTAAGATGCCTAACTGTCCGAAGTGTGAAAAACCTGTGTATTTTggtatgtatttgaaattttattagttttttaaaagaatgaatGGTTTTGAATCAGTACTGAGGGTAGCTGGGAATAAAAACTGATATCAGATGGGCAATTTGCATTTTGTGGAGCTATGTAAAGTGGAAGTGGTCGTTTTCAGAGGAAGTCCTGAATGAAAATCGAGAACTTTGATGCAAAAAGGGGGCAATCTgcgaatatttttccttttatctcgttgattttgattttattctatttttgaattctacgccaaattttgagttatttttgTATCCGTTTTAAATGATCGATGTTTAACTTCTTACTATTGGCTAGACACAGGTAATAGATGTTGTATTAACCGTTACAAAGTACCAAGCCATATATACAGTACCGGCCTTATAAGATGGATGAGATTGGGCGACGGTGGATTTTTCTGATCGGCGATTTTTCTTGGAGCTAGGGGAGTggtgattaaaatttacttaggGCGCCAAATTTGCTAAGGCTGG from Euwallacea similis isolate ESF13 chromosome 20, ESF131.1, whole genome shotgun sequence includes:
- the LOC136415448 gene encoding tigger transposable element-derived protein 4-like isoform X1, with translation MGLSKSTVATIWKNKETILKTFESGQHSNVKKIKKPNNYEVDQRLLKWFSQQRNNNAIVSGAILQSKAEDFASKVSGNQEPKFNRSWIERFKRRHNITSGRIAGESTSVDMNIVDDWLQNKWPIIRSNFKDEDIFNGDETGLFFKLTPDRTLKFKGQTCEGGKLSKERITIFVVANLTGSEKRKLLVIGKSKNPRCFKNIVQLPVTYKSNKRAWMNSEIFINALREWDEELRRKKRKIILLVDNCPAHPDVKNLMWITLVFMPPNTSSKLQPMDQGVIHSLKSHYRRLLLSEMISCMDSGKEKFIITLLDAIRFIHMAWQKVSKQTIRNCFRHAGFLENENFDSDDDLPLVEWLKKNQCKNKTDIQEDFLQTNNDFHEFVHVDDNLVSVEFLDDNAIIASVSSASDTYDDDEEDEDAAYENNEIIFVPTTTEALRYVSSIRQFLQSRNIPQNVLDGIAHVELHINEIHFTTIKQTKISDFFLSNS
- the LOC136415448 gene encoding tigger transposable element-derived protein 4-like isoform X2, yielding MGLSKSTVATIWKNKETILKTFESGQHSNVKKIKKPNNYEVDQRLLKWFSQQRNNNAIVSGAILQSKAEDFASKVSGNQEPKFNRSWIERFKRRHNITSGRIAGESTSVDMNIVDDWLQNKWPIIRSNFKDEDIFNGDETGLFFKLTPDRTLKFKGQTCEGGKLSKERITIFVVANLTGSEKRKLLVIGKSKNPRCFKNIVQLPVTYKSNKRAWMNSEIFINALREWDEELRRKKRKIILLVDNCPAHPDVKNLMWITLVFMPPNTSSKLQPMDQGVIHSLKSHYRRLLLSEMISCMDSDDNAIIASVSSASDTYDDDEEDEDAAYENNEIIFVPTTTEALRYVSSIRQFLQSRNIPQNVLDGIAHVELHINEIHFTTIKQTKISDFFLSNS